From one Acidobacteriota bacterium genomic stretch:
- the hemE gene encoding uroporphyrinogen decarboxylase translates to MNDRFLRACRREPVDRTPVWFMRQAGRYMPEYRAIRERHSLLDICRQPELAVQVTLQPVDRLEVDAAILFSDLLLPLEPLGIPFDFVKGEGPVIHEPVRTADDVARLRRFEPRESLGHVLATIRLLRTELADRVPLIGFGGAPFTLASYAVEGGPSSHYARTKALMYGESDTWHRLCETLSAAVADYLVAQVEAGAQAIQVFDSWVGALSPADYREFALPHTRRVLAAVAETGVPVLHFGTGTATLLEAMTEAGGDVIGVDWRVPIDEAWARIGPERAVQGNLDPTLLLGRVDRLLAGADDVLRRVGGQAGHIFNLGHGILPETPVSHVQTLARFVHECG, encoded by the coding sequence GTGAACGACCGCTTTCTCCGCGCCTGCCGGCGCGAGCCCGTCGACCGCACGCCGGTCTGGTTCATGCGCCAGGCGGGACGCTACATGCCCGAGTACCGCGCGATCCGCGAGCGGCACTCCCTGCTCGACATCTGCCGTCAGCCGGAGCTGGCCGTCCAGGTGACGCTGCAGCCGGTCGACCGCCTCGAGGTCGACGCCGCCATCCTCTTCTCGGATCTGCTCCTGCCGCTCGAGCCGCTCGGCATCCCGTTCGATTTCGTCAAGGGCGAAGGCCCGGTCATCCACGAGCCCGTCCGCACGGCGGACGACGTCGCCCGGTTGCGCAGGTTCGAGCCGCGCGAATCGCTCGGCCACGTGCTCGCCACCATCCGCCTGCTGCGCACCGAGCTGGCCGACCGCGTTCCCCTCATCGGTTTCGGCGGCGCGCCGTTCACCCTGGCGTCCTATGCCGTCGAGGGTGGACCGTCGAGCCACTACGCGCGAACCAAGGCGCTGATGTACGGGGAGTCCGACACCTGGCACCGCCTCTGCGAGACGCTGTCGGCGGCCGTCGCCGACTACCTGGTGGCCCAGGTGGAGGCAGGCGCGCAGGCCATCCAGGTGTTCGACTCCTGGGTCGGGGCGCTCAGCCCGGCGGACTACCGCGAGTTCGCCCTGCCCCATACGCGGCGCGTGCTGGCGGCGGTGGCGGAGACCGGCGTGCCCGTCCTGCACTTCGGAACCGGCACCGCCACCCTGCTGGAGGCAATGACCGAGGCGGGCGGCGACGTCATCGGCGTCGACTGGCGCGTCCCCATCGACGAGGCCTGGGCCCGCATCGGACCGGAACGGGCGGTGCAGGGAAACCTGGATCCGACGCTGCTCCTCGGGCGCGTCGACCGCCTTCTCGCCGGCGCCGACGACGTCCTGCGGCGCGTGGGCGGGCAGGCCGGCCACATCTTCAACCTCGGTCACGGCATCCTCCCGGAGACGCCTGTCTCGCATGTGCAGACCCTGGCCCGCTTCGTCCACGAGTGCGGCTGA
- a CDS encoding VWA domain-containing protein, which translates to MPDMMTCKTRLQPCRWVRTVGLIVAIGVMVGAPLRSQESLDPGRQGDPATVFRSGVTLVTTDVIVRDGSGVFVPDLTESDFRVYEDGQPQEVASLVLVHGGRVFNQLVPPPQAQEGIILPPTRAVNDTAGRIFVILVDDLHIETSKTPRARAVFEQLLDNLIHEGDLFGIVSTGPSSIRVDMTYDRSLIKSSADRLTGDGFNPTEMIRFLSPGPRGPSELSWRAHVAFKTMRDVVRNLERVQNRRKVVIYFSSGYDFNPFAHERIFGRSPIYEDMRNSGRWGSMFGQDQVAGLYEGIADPMMDPFERISRQGEVFSDADLAMEIAELTKAANRANASFYTVDPRGLVAGPDPDYNGPREAFNDFLFTTQNSLRSLAELTGGRAIVNRNDFDDAFREIDAETSDYYVVGFYSSNPDPTFRTRRLRVEVNRGAVDVQHRTHYTYARASDNAGPPLP; encoded by the coding sequence ATGCCAGACATGATGACGTGCAAAACTCGACTGCAACCCTGCCGCTGGGTTCGCACTGTCGGCCTGATCGTGGCGATCGGCGTCATGGTCGGCGCACCGTTGCGGTCCCAGGAGTCCCTGGATCCGGGTCGACAGGGCGATCCGGCAACCGTCTTCCGGTCCGGCGTCACGCTGGTGACGACCGACGTCATCGTGCGCGACGGCAGCGGCGTCTTCGTGCCGGACCTGACCGAGAGCGACTTCCGGGTCTACGAGGACGGCCAGCCGCAGGAGGTGGCCTCCCTCGTCCTCGTGCATGGCGGCCGGGTGTTCAACCAGCTCGTGCCGCCGCCGCAGGCGCAGGAGGGCATCATCCTGCCGCCCACGCGCGCGGTCAACGACACGGCGGGGCGCATATTCGTAATCCTGGTCGACGACCTGCACATCGAGACGAGCAAGACGCCGCGGGCGCGCGCCGTCTTCGAGCAGTTGTTGGACAACCTCATCCACGAGGGGGATCTGTTCGGCATCGTCTCCACCGGGCCGTCGTCGATCCGGGTCGACATGACCTACGACCGCAGCCTCATCAAGTCGTCGGCGGATCGGCTGACCGGTGACGGCTTCAACCCGACGGAGATGATCCGCTTCCTGTCTCCGGGGCCGCGCGGGCCGAGCGAGCTGTCGTGGCGCGCCCACGTGGCGTTCAAGACGATGCGCGACGTCGTCCGGAACCTCGAGCGGGTGCAGAACCGGCGCAAGGTGGTCATCTACTTCAGCAGTGGCTACGACTTCAACCCGTTCGCCCACGAGCGCATCTTCGGGCGGTCGCCGATCTACGAGGACATGCGGAACTCCGGCCGCTGGGGATCGATGTTCGGGCAGGACCAGGTGGCCGGGCTGTACGAGGGCATCGCCGATCCGATGATGGATCCGTTCGAGCGGATATCCCGGCAGGGAGAGGTCTTCAGCGACGCCGATCTCGCGATGGAGATCGCGGAGTTGACCAAGGCGGCGAACCGGGCCAACGCCTCGTTCTATACGGTGGACCCGCGCGGGCTCGTCGCCGGGCCCGACCCCGACTACAACGGGCCGCGCGAGGCGTTCAACGATTTCCTGTTCACGACGCAGAACAGCCTCCGGTCGCTGGCCGAGCTCACCGGCGGCCGGGCGATCGTCAACCGCAACGATTTCGACGATGCGTTCCGGGAAATCGACGCCGAGACGAGCGACTACTACGTCGTCGGCTTCTACTCCAGCAATCCCGATCCGACGTTCCGCACGCGGCGGCTGCGGGTCGAGGTGAACCGCGGCGCCGTCGACGTGCAGCATCGTACGCACTACACTTACGCGCGCGCCAGCGATAACGCGGGCCCGCCGCTGCCGTGA
- a CDS encoding D-alanyl-D-alanine carboxypeptidase — protein MAYKRRAERGAGWSGLALALAAVGLFLLGIGRVPMAIRGAPPPAAAAAEPASVTDAGPSPGVGATATATSAAGAPVAAPAASAVAAPAGRPDTPLLARSAPDSPRILDIGDRRRPRVRVAAGILYNPRTEEILWERRGLDQRPIASITKVMTALVLLDRAPDLDRDVVVSRRDVRRASTTYLRRGERVTLDTLLHLALIASDNVAARILARASGWGTRRFVKEMNVKAAALGLEGTSFVEPSGLDERNVSTPYDVARLLAAASDVPAIARIMRKGTHRVRTDRRSVNIRNTNRLLRSRNAVRGGKTGYISEAGFCLTALFELPDAGPVVLVVLGAGSNAGRFAEAGRLIDWMSTTGRSLLEPELQTN, from the coding sequence ATGGCGTACAAGCGACGAGCTGAACGCGGCGCCGGTTGGTCCGGGCTCGCCCTCGCCCTGGCCGCGGTCGGCCTGTTCCTGTTGGGGATCGGTCGGGTGCCGATGGCGATCCGGGGTGCCCCGCCTCCCGCGGCGGCGGCAGCCGAGCCGGCGTCCGTCACGGACGCCGGCCCATCGCCCGGGGTGGGTGCGACGGCAACCGCGACGTCAGCCGCGGGTGCTCCCGTTGCGGCGCCGGCCGCGAGCGCCGTTGCGGCGCCGGCCGGGCGGCCCGACACGCCCCTGCTGGCGAGGTCCGCGCCGGATTCGCCGCGAATTCTGGACATCGGGGACCGCCGGCGCCCGCGGGTGCGGGTCGCCGCCGGCATCCTGTACAACCCGCGTACGGAGGAGATTCTCTGGGAGCGGCGGGGGCTGGACCAGCGGCCGATCGCCAGCATCACGAAGGTGATGACGGCACTGGTCCTGCTGGACCGGGCGCCCGATCTCGACCGGGACGTCGTGGTGTCGCGGCGCGACGTCCGCCGGGCCTCCACCACCTACCTGCGGCGCGGCGAGCGGGTCACGCTGGATACCCTCCTGCACTTGGCGCTGATCGCGTCCGACAACGTGGCCGCGCGGATCCTCGCCCGCGCGTCGGGTTGGGGCACCCGCCGCTTCGTGAAGGAGATGAACGTGAAGGCGGCGGCGCTGGGTCTGGAAGGCACGAGCTTCGTGGAGCCCTCCGGTCTGGACGAGCGCAACGTGTCGACGCCGTACGACGTCGCGCGGTTGCTCGCTGCCGCGAGCGACGTGCCGGCGATCGCGCGGATCATGCGCAAGGGGACGCATCGCGTGCGTACGGATCGCCGCAGCGTGAACATCCGCAACACGAACCGGCTGCTCCGTTCCCGGAACGCGGTCCGGGGCGGGAAGACGGGGTACATCAGCGAGGCCGGCTTCTGTCTCACTGCGCTGTTCGAGCTGCCCGACGCCGGCCCGGTCGTGCTGGTGGTGCTCGGGGCGGGGTCGAACGCCGGGCGCTTCGCCGAGGCGGGCCGTCTCATCGACTGGATGTCGACGACGGGCCGTTCGCTGCTGGAGCCGGAACTGCAGACGAACTAG
- the trxB gene encoding thioredoxin-disulfide reductase yields the protein MREVTIIGSGPAGLTAALYAARANLNPLLIEGLESGGQLMLTTDVENYPGFRDGILGPALIAEMRAQAERFGTEIVQGDVSALDLQGPPIRITTSGGVHETRALILATGASARLLGLDSERALMGHGVSTCATCDGYFFRDKPIVVVGGGDSAMEEATFLTKFASHVTLVHRRDAFRASKIMQDKARANAKISFELDTVLDEVKGVAEGVVTGVVLRNVRTGAIKELAVDGVFIAIGHTPNTKLVEGQVDLDQNGYIVPVRGTATNVPGVFACGDVQDHVYRQAITAAGSGCMAAIDAERYLESLPAQDPQAVETASAGG from the coding sequence ATGCGAGAAGTGACCATCATAGGTTCGGGGCCGGCGGGGTTGACGGCCGCCCTCTACGCCGCGCGGGCCAACCTGAATCCGCTGCTCATCGAGGGGCTGGAGTCTGGCGGCCAGTTGATGCTGACCACCGACGTGGAGAACTACCCCGGATTCCGCGACGGCATCCTGGGGCCGGCCCTGATAGCCGAGATGCGTGCCCAGGCGGAGCGGTTCGGCACCGAGATCGTGCAGGGCGACGTCTCGGCGCTCGACCTGCAGGGGCCGCCGATCCGCATCACCACGAGCGGCGGCGTTCACGAGACGCGTGCGTTGATTCTGGCGACGGGGGCGTCGGCGCGTCTGCTCGGACTCGATTCCGAACGGGCGCTGATGGGGCACGGCGTGTCGACCTGCGCCACCTGCGACGGCTACTTCTTCCGCGACAAGCCGATCGTCGTGGTGGGCGGCGGCGACTCGGCGATGGAGGAAGCCACCTTTCTGACGAAGTTCGCATCGCACGTGACCCTGGTGCACCGCCGGGACGCGTTCCGGGCGTCCAAGATCATGCAGGACAAGGCGCGGGCCAACGCGAAGATCTCGTTCGAGCTCGACACGGTGCTCGACGAGGTGAAAGGCGTGGCCGAGGGCGTCGTCACCGGCGTCGTCCTGCGCAATGTCAGGACGGGCGCGATCAAGGAGCTCGCCGTCGACGGCGTCTTCATCGCCATCGGCCATACGCCGAACACGAAGCTGGTCGAAGGGCAGGTGGATCTGGACCAGAACGGGTACATCGTGCCGGTGCGCGGCACCGCCACCAACGTCCCCGGGGTGTTCGCCTGCGGCGACGTGCAGGACCACGTCTACCGGCAGGCCATCACCGCGGCCGGTTCGGGTTGCATGGCCGCCATCGACGCCGAACGGTATCTGGAGAGTCTGCCCGCGCAGGATCCGCAGGCCGTGGAGACTGCATCCGCGGGAGGATAG
- a CDS encoding cysteine desulfurase: protein MASRPCPGARAVLRVLGSLQVRAYLDHNATTPVAAEVADAMHQAVRGCFGNASSIHAFGQAAKAALDDARSAVAALLGARPNDVIFTGSGTEADNLAIRGVAEASPAAGRRHLIASAIEHEAVLNTLKALSKRGWTSTLLPVGDAGVVEPAALEAALTDDTALVSVMHANNEIGTLQPIAELAGIAHRRGAVFHTDAVQTAGKLPLDVGALGVDLLSISAHKFNGPKGVGALWIRRGMRLVAPTTGGRQERNRRAGTENVPAIVGLGVAARLAAAKLSREAARLRTLRDRLESSLLDRVPDTAVNGGGERVPNTTNISFHGVEAEALLIALDLEGIAVSTGSACSSGTLEPSHVLRAMGLTPRRAQSSIRFSLGLGNTDDEIDRLVGVLPPLVARLRALSRAGAAHAPA from the coding sequence ATGGCGTCCAGACCGTGTCCAGGAGCCCGCGCGGTGCTTCGGGTGCTAGGATCGCTCCAAGTGCGCGCATATCTGGATCACAACGCCACCACGCCGGTAGCCGCCGAGGTCGCCGACGCCATGCACCAGGCGGTCCGGGGCTGCTTCGGCAACGCGTCGAGCATCCACGCGTTCGGTCAGGCGGCCAAGGCGGCCCTCGACGACGCACGCTCGGCGGTGGCGGCGCTCCTCGGCGCGCGGCCCAACGACGTCATCTTCACCGGCAGCGGCACCGAAGCCGACAACCTGGCGATCCGCGGGGTGGCGGAAGCGTCGCCGGCGGCCGGACGCCGCCACCTCATAGCTTCCGCCATCGAGCACGAGGCGGTCCTCAACACGCTGAAGGCGCTGTCGAAGCGCGGCTGGACCTCGACGCTGCTGCCGGTCGGCGACGCCGGCGTCGTCGAGCCGGCGGCGCTCGAAGCGGCCCTCACCGACGACACCGCGCTCGTCTCCGTCATGCACGCGAACAACGAGATCGGCACGTTGCAGCCGATCGCCGAGCTGGCCGGGATCGCGCACCGCCGCGGCGCCGTGTTCCACACCGACGCCGTGCAGACGGCCGGCAAGCTGCCCCTCGACGTGGGCGCCCTCGGTGTCGACCTGCTGTCGATCTCCGCGCACAAGTTCAACGGCCCGAAGGGTGTCGGTGCGCTCTGGATTCGGCGCGGGATGCGACTCGTGGCCCCCACGACCGGCGGACGACAGGAACGCAACCGCCGGGCCGGGACCGAGAACGTACCGGCCATTGTCGGGCTCGGCGTGGCGGCGCGGCTGGCCGCCGCCAAGCTGTCGCGCGAAGCGGCCCGGCTGCGCACCCTGCGCGACCGCCTGGAATCCTCGCTGCTCGACCGCGTTCCGGACACGGCCGTGAACGGCGGCGGCGAACGCGTCCCGAACACCACGAACATCAGCTTCCACGGCGTAGAGGCCGAGGCGCTGCTGATCGCGCTCGACCTGGAGGGCATCGCCGTCTCGACCGGCTCCGCCTGCTCGTCGGGGACGCTCGAGCCGTCGCACGTGCTCCGGGCGATGGGGCTCACGCCGCGGCGCGCGCAGAGCTCCATTCGCTTCAGCCTGGGCCTCGGAAACACGGACGACGAAATCGACCGGCTCGTCGGCGTCCTCCCCCCGCTCGTCGCCAGGCTCCGTGCGCTGTCGCGAGCCGGCGCGGCGCACGCCCCGGCCTGA
- a CDS encoding polymer-forming cytoskeletal protein, with protein sequence MRALGAILAPEAPRGLLDTVWTPFCILIGNFKISDSPRGGGPATRGSFMWKRDDVRPPDDGNDVEEHPLAGIASTGASRRAPVAERPASRDVVNIGKSVIIKGELSGSENLTIEGQFEGKIELRDNALTVGPNGKIKAEMLFAKSVDILGRVTGKIMAVDVVSIRENGAVDGDITAPRIAIADGAHFRGSVDMRRDSVKAEPRESVVGKAPAAPKGQVAPVQAQPQPGQAPPPRVGRAAGGRQAR encoded by the coding sequence ATGCGCGCACTTGGAGCGATCCTAGCACCCGAAGCACCGCGCGGGCTCCTGGACACGGTCTGGACGCCATTCTGTATACTGATTGGGAATTTCAAGATCTCCGATTCGCCACGCGGTGGTGGCCCAGCGACCAGAGGAAGCTTCATGTGGAAACGCGACGATGTACGCCCGCCGGACGACGGCAATGACGTAGAAGAACATCCCTTGGCCGGCATCGCGAGCACGGGCGCCTCGAGGCGTGCGCCCGTCGCCGAACGGCCGGCATCGCGGGACGTGGTCAACATCGGCAAGTCCGTGATCATCAAGGGCGAGTTGAGCGGCAGCGAGAATCTGACGATCGAGGGGCAGTTCGAAGGCAAGATCGAGTTGCGGGACAACGCTTTGACCGTGGGTCCCAACGGCAAGATCAAGGCCGAGATGCTGTTCGCCAAGTCGGTCGACATACTCGGTCGGGTGACCGGCAAGATCATGGCGGTCGACGTGGTGAGCATTCGCGAGAACGGTGCGGTCGACGGAGACATCACCGCGCCGCGCATCGCCATCGCCGACGGCGCCCATTTTCGCGGCAGCGTGGACATGCGCCGGGACAGCGTGAAAGCGGAACCGCGGGAGTCGGTCGTCGGCAAGGCGCCCGCCGCGCCCAAGGGACAGGTCGCCCCCGTTCAGGCGCAGCCGCAGCCGGGCCAGGCGCCGCCGCCCAGGGTGGGCCGCGCGGCCGGCGGGCGGCAGGCCCGCTAG
- a CDS encoding methyltransferase domain-containing protein: protein MTGRVTLGSGSFGGGRPAPDAGAALSEPDRLVSTRAVGVLIDALRSRESPMLLDLGRVVGDNVAFFTSRFACRLVVADLFADLDERSSAGERNEDQTGAWVAETIRAEPESVDAILCWDTLEHLTAVEGQILAERLTRVLRPEGILLLSFSGEWNAQPGYATYGIVDRSTLRRQFYAGASRQMRVLTSREVTETFRNLSIVDACLFATRAQEMVFRKPSHSTATGKGVASRPRLEV from the coding sequence ATGACAGGTCGTGTCACGCTCGGATCCGGTTCCTTCGGCGGAGGCCGGCCCGCGCCCGATGCAGGCGCCGCGCTTTCCGAGCCCGATCGGTTGGTCTCGACGCGCGCGGTCGGCGTCCTGATCGATGCGCTCCGCAGCCGGGAATCCCCGATGCTGCTCGATCTCGGTCGCGTCGTCGGCGACAACGTCGCCTTCTTCACATCCAGGTTCGCCTGCCGGCTGGTCGTGGCCGACCTGTTTGCGGATCTGGACGAGCGGTCGTCCGCGGGTGAACGGAACGAGGATCAGACCGGAGCGTGGGTCGCGGAAACGATCCGAGCGGAGCCCGAGTCCGTCGACGCGATTCTGTGCTGGGATACTCTCGAGCACCTGACGGCCGTCGAGGGGCAGATCCTGGCCGAGAGGCTCACTCGCGTGCTGAGGCCGGAGGGCATTCTGCTGCTGAGCTTCAGCGGCGAGTGGAACGCCCAGCCGGGCTACGCCACCTACGGCATCGTCGACCGGTCGACGTTGCGGCGGCAGTTCTACGCCGGCGCGTCGCGGCAGATGCGCGTGCTGACGAGTCGTGAGGTGACGGAGACGTTTCGGAATCTCTCGATCGTCGATGCTTGCCTGTTTGCGACGCGGGCGCAGGAGATGGTGTTTCGAAAGCCGTCGCACTCGACGGCGACCGGCAAGGGCGTCGCGTCGCGCCCGCGCCTCGAAGTGTAA
- a CDS encoding SAM-dependent chlorinase/fluorinase — translation MARPIVALLTDFGTTDHYVGAMKGVVLGICPEAAVVDISHDVPAHDVLTAGLELAAAYRYFPAGTVFLVVVDPGVGSSRRGLAAEAGDYRFVAPDNGVLTAVFQETPPKRVVELTERRYARPTVSRTFEGRDRFAPGAAWLAKGVQLPALGRPLTDYSSIGIPTPETGEGRIAGEVLRVDAFGNLITNIGRRAFDVLCRGGAIRIEVGGEDIGRLVETYADIGPDEVCALFGSTDCLEFAANSASAAARLSVERGARVIVSRP, via the coding sequence ATGGCCCGACCGATTGTCGCCCTGCTGACCGATTTCGGCACCACAGACCATTACGTCGGTGCGATGAAGGGGGTCGTTCTGGGGATCTGTCCCGAGGCGGCCGTCGTCGACATCTCGCACGATGTGCCGGCCCATGACGTGCTGACGGCCGGCCTCGAGCTGGCGGCGGCCTACCGCTACTTTCCCGCCGGCACGGTGTTTCTCGTGGTCGTCGATCCGGGGGTCGGCTCGAGTCGCCGCGGGTTGGCCGCCGAGGCGGGAGACTATCGCTTCGTGGCGCCCGACAACGGTGTCCTGACGGCCGTGTTCCAGGAGACGCCGCCGAAACGGGTGGTCGAGCTTACCGAGCGCAGGTATGCCCGGCCGACGGTGAGCCGGACGTTCGAGGGGCGAGACCGCTTTGCGCCCGGAGCGGCGTGGCTCGCCAAGGGCGTTCAGTTGCCGGCGCTCGGCCGGCCGCTCACCGACTACTCCAGCATCGGGATTCCGACGCCGGAGACGGGCGAAGGGCGAATCGCCGGCGAGGTGTTGCGGGTCGACGCCTTCGGCAATCTCATCACCAACATAGGCCGGCGGGCGTTCGACGTTCTCTGTCGGGGCGGCGCCATCCGCATCGAGGTGGGCGGCGAGGACATCGGCCGTCTGGTCGAGACCTACGCGGACATCGGTCCCGACGAGGTGTGTGCGCTCTTCGGAAGCACGGATTGCCTCGAATTCGCGGCGAACTCGGCCAGCGCCGCCGCGCGCCTGTCGGTCGAACGCGGGGCGCGGGTCATCGTCAGTCGTCCGTGA
- a CDS encoding butyryl-CoA dehydrogenase, with protein MFDLELTEEQRLLEQSVREWAGREVAPRIRELDRQHRFDPAILTQMADLGLLGMCVPREYGGAGMDYLSHGLACEETEYVDTSLRVILSVHLALNSLTVLTWGTEDQKRRYLLPQAQGRKIASYGLTEPGAGSDVRGMQSVAVKRGDRYVLTGEKMWISLADVADHFLVFAYSDLEKKQKRDVSGISAFLVERSFPGFSSGTLTEKWGILAGNTGYFKMDEVEVPEENLLGREGEGFKIAMFALDQGRLSVSAGATGLIRACRDASVAYARDRKTFGVPIGQHQLVKEMIAQMESDYQAARLLWMRSAWLKNEGRRSTRETGLAKWFATVASERAAGDAVQIHGANGYSDEYPVGRFYRNCKGAVIYEGTREIHKIMQADYALGYRVDKPTRCRLPAYREAVQA; from the coding sequence ATGTTCGATCTTGAGTTGACCGAGGAACAGCGGCTGCTGGAGCAGTCCGTGCGCGAATGGGCCGGCCGCGAGGTGGCTCCCCGGATCCGCGAGCTGGATCGCCAGCATCGATTCGATCCCGCCATCCTCACGCAGATGGCGGACCTGGGGCTGCTGGGCATGTGCGTGCCGCGGGAGTACGGCGGCGCCGGAATGGACTACCTCAGCCATGGTCTGGCGTGCGAGGAGACCGAGTACGTCGATACGTCGTTGCGCGTGATCCTGTCCGTGCACCTCGCCCTGAACTCGCTGACCGTGTTGACCTGGGGCACCGAGGATCAGAAACGGCGCTACCTTCTTCCGCAGGCCCAGGGGCGGAAGATCGCCAGCTACGGGCTCACCGAGCCGGGAGCGGGCAGCGACGTCCGCGGGATGCAGTCGGTGGCCGTCAAGCGCGGTGACCGGTACGTGCTCACGGGCGAGAAGATGTGGATCTCGCTGGCCGACGTGGCGGATCACTTCCTGGTGTTCGCCTACAGCGACCTGGAGAAGAAACAGAAGCGCGACGTCTCCGGCATCAGCGCGTTTCTCGTGGAGCGGAGCTTTCCGGGCTTCTCCAGCGGCACGCTGACCGAGAAGTGGGGGATTCTCGCGGGCAACACGGGCTACTTCAAGATGGACGAGGTGGAGGTGCCCGAGGAGAACCTGCTCGGCCGCGAGGGCGAGGGCTTCAAGATCGCCATGTTCGCGCTCGACCAGGGACGCCTGAGCGTGTCGGCGGGCGCGACGGGCCTGATCCGGGCGTGCCGGGACGCGAGCGTGGCGTACGCCCGGGATCGGAAGACGTTCGGCGTGCCGATCGGCCAGCACCAGCTCGTCAAGGAGATGATCGCGCAGATGGAGTCGGACTACCAGGCGGCGCGGCTGCTCTGGATGCGCTCGGCCTGGCTGAAGAACGAGGGGCGGCGCAGCACGCGGGAGACCGGCCTCGCCAAGTGGTTCGCGACGGTGGCTTCCGAGCGGGCGGCGGGCGACGCCGTGCAGATTCACGGCGCGAACGGCTACTCGGACGAGTACCCGGTCGGCCGCTTCTACCGCAACTGCAAGGGCGCCGTGATCTACGAGGGGACGCGCGAGATTCACAAGATCATGCAGGCGGACTACGCGCTTGGATACCGGGTGGACAAGCCGACGCGGTGCCGGTTGCCGGCCTACCGGGAGGCGGTGCAGGCGTGA